ctgtgtgtgtgtgtgtgggggggatgTATTACTGTACTACAGTGACATAAGTCACTGTATAAGTCATATGTATACATATGATgtagtatatacatacatacataaatacatatgaAGATTATGTCACTGTAGTAGAGTTTGGACTAACTAAATAATGCTAAATAATAGCGTTTAAACTACAAAGCCAGACTCAACCGGTGTCCGAGTGTCCACAGTCTGCTGCAGAACTACAACAGCAGATTGCAGAGAATGTGTGGCCATCAGCTTTCTGTAAATAGACAGTGTTTGATTGATGGTGTAAAGTGAAGCCGGTGAACTGCAGCCAACAGGAAATTCCATGTGCGTTCATGAAATAAGACTCCACTTTACTGCATTTAACGAAATGCTCTAACAATTGGGCCACAAAGTAACGGCTAAAGGAGTTTGCTGTTATTTTTGTATGAGTAATGAACGTTTGACCTCTGTGCTGCACATTGTGTTTAGTGTCTAAGAATTTAAGTCAATTCTGTATGCATTGGATAAAGACAAAATAATACACACTGCCATCTCATTCAGTTGTTCTTTCATTCTACACGGACATGACGTTTTGATCACAGTCTTcataatatttccctctgaaacgtagtggagtagaagtataaagtagcacacATTGAAATACGTAAAGTGCAAGTACCACAGACTAGTACAGTCCTGGAGAAAATATACGCAGTTACTTTCCATAAATATTCCTTTTTATTCTAAGGTTATATGTAGGTGTATACATGTTTTCATATTGTGTTGTATGTTAACTCCTGCACTCTTacaataaagtataaaaaaataaaagtataaactTTTCTATTAATGACTTCATTCTTAGAAATCACAATTATTTGTATTAGTGGTTTTACTGAAATACCGCATTCCTTATCTAGTAGTGTATTGTGGTCAATGTTTTATcttatttttcttacattttaaattattttattttcctaatttgCTTTAATTGTTCTGAAGCATTTCTTGGGTTGCCTCCGTGTTTGAAACAAGCTACCCAAACATACTTCTAAGTGTTGAGTTTAAATACCTCGGTGCTGCTCTTCCCCTCTCTCAGGCCACTCCCTCCATGGCGTTCCCGCGGCCGGCTGCAGGACTGGGCCGCCAGCAGCCAGTACTCGGTCCCACAGGACACCAGTGTGAACAGAAATCCTGTCGCTCCGAAGAACAAAGCCAAGAAGAGGAGCACCTTCAGCCTCTCAGCAGGAGACATTTCTCAGTCTGTTcgccttttgtttttttatagctgCAAATCTGCACTTTTCCTTTTCTTAGCTTTCTACAGCATATCCTATTCAAATACATAGAATAAATTCAGATTCACTAAATAACTGTTAACTCCATGTGTCCGTTACTTTTCTGCTGCGAGAAATAAGTGAGCACCATGACAAACACAAGCCTCTGGACAACGCATTTCCTCGCCATACTGACCAATCAGGGGCATGGAGTGGTTCAATGGAAATAAACTCTTACATCATGCAGTGGTCACTTTAAAGGGATACAGTTACAGTAcagtgtttgggggggggggaggtttcCCCTCACATAATTATAGCGGTGTTATGTTGAGAATGGATGCAAAGAGGCATATAATCATGGCATTCTGGGAAACttgaaaaacagaaatcacaacTGTAGAAATGTCTCCTTGGCATTTATTGGAATGCCAGCATTGAAATCCAGATTTGGTACAGTACAAGGCTATCCAGTAGAACTGAGATCTAGGCAACAGTGATGGTCCAACAACAGTCATTCAAACTGCATGTTCATATATTattatgacttcttttttttttctttttaaaagacaGGTTGGTCAAGAGATGATtaatacaaatgaaaaaaaaaaggtccaagGAAAGCGGTGACGAAGACTTAAACACAATTAAACCTGGGGGAAATTATTTGAACAGATTAATACTATTTTTTAAATGCCTGACTTGTTGTAATAATCTAAATTCAAATAAATATTCCATCCAGGTACTGAgggacattttcaaaaaaaagagacagaaataatGGTCAGTATATCTGGTGATTGTTTTTTGGGGTATGTAGCACCCATTTGATGACTTAATGATCAaaaggtgttttattcaatgaaGTTTGTGGAAAATGATCTAGCTAAGCATGTCCTGCTTCTTTTACAGTATATAACATATAGCAAGAACCCAACCCATATACACAGAGAAGTGCATTTATACAGGACTCATGTTGATTAATTACATATTACAACCCTGTGAGGATATTATAAGTACATATACGAGGCACGCAGAAATTAAAGATTTATCACCTATTATTAACCTACTTTGcagtaaacattttatttgaagGATCCTTTGGGCTGAGTCACCTCCTTCCTCTAATTTGTGAGGATGTTGCCGCTATTTTGGCAGTTTGTTTGGTCCACTGCTTTATCCGAATGAACAGGTCTGTCGGGAGCATCCgtgcaaaggctcatgggacTTCCACAGCATGTGAGGTCTTAGGGCGCTTTCTCAGTTTTCCTCGGCCCCCGCTGAATGCCGTCCCCCGACGCCCTAAGACATGACTCCGAACACGGGGTTGTGGCGGCAGATGCTCGGCCCGATCTCCTCGTAGTCTTTCTTGGTGTGGCACACTTGGTAAAACTCAGGCTGCCAAAACAGAAATGGTCCTCGTTAGGGTCATTTCCTTTCCCATTTCAGAAGTAAAGACAACATCTAGGATTGCAATAATTAAAAGAACTTTTCAAATCTACACAAGGATATATTTTTACCATTGTATAAATCTCTGGTAAGAGCCCATCTTAAATATGCTAGCTCAGTCTGGTGtctatataaattaaaatatgtagAATAAATTGAAAAGGTCCAGAGAAGAGCTACTAAATTAATCCCAGGAATGAAAAATATGCCTTATGAAGAAAGATTGAGACTCTTGTATACAGGAGATACAGGGGAGATATAATTCAGGTGTATAAGCTCGTACATGGAATATATGATGTAACGGTTGAGCCCATCTTTTAGTTTTGGAACAATAGGTATGATTTACGAGGGAATTCTATAACACTTTACCCCAGAACATGCATGTCTGAAAAGAGAAGGAATTTCTTCACACTTTGTGCGGTAAAAGCACAGGTTAGATACATTTTGTCTGTCAAAAGATGTCATGTTTACTGTAACATATATATAAAGCTTGTTTGTAAtgtatttgtttgatttattgtttgtacCTATTTATGAAATGCAAGTCATTTTTAATCATCTAATGATTGTGTGCTTCAAATTagtttacattgtttttgtgttgtttgagtCTGGAATAGAGGACTTTATATCCTGTAccacaacattttcaatacatttcaataaaaatatgAGAGTGCGCGTGTGTTCAGTCTGACAAAGgcagggctgggtatcgtttaaaaatattcaatactggttatttattttttagctcctactacgtgagccccatctctgtgtaacgtagagttttacCTACGTGACCCTTCAACGCATAACgctagacagccaatcacaaacattataagATCTtagtagaagcatgctgcatgcctattggctcactgacgctgatgagatttgctccttaggtattgaaaatgggtattgaatgacgaatttgatactttagaggcaattcggtcagtGCCTTAAAAGCAAAATTCGGTACCTAGCCCTAGACAAAGGTTTACCAAAGTCTGGGGCTTATGGGAACATTTTTGccatttactgtttttttccaAGTGAAAACTTTCAAAGATTCTATTGTAATTATGTGCCGATGTCAAAACTAAACAATACGTGTTGTTAGAGAAGCTGAAAACACTGTTTTGATACTCACAGTAGACGCCAGCATTGATCCTCCGAACCAGACCGCATACCTCTGCATGTGATGAGTGACCACTTGCACATCGATGGGCTTGGGCtgcaaaacagagagaaaaaaaaaaaacaccacttcCTGTAAActtttctgaagaaaaaaaacattttacattattcaagtgcctttttgtttttgcccgtctgtattaaaaacttttttagctagactgtctgtctgtctgtctgtctgtctaactgctcctcagatctctgcagggtaaatccagacagctagctagactatctgtccaatcggagttttctgtctcacgactaaaactacttttgaacgtacacattccaccaaaacaagttccttcccagtttttgcagagacaccgtgtccgggcttagcaccgcccaagacgattgttattggtttaaagaaatgccaattaaccagagcatTTTCtaccatcccagaatgctgtgtggactagacagacccacctccgcagcgctgtggaggaaggtctggcaatgccagactaaTAATAGGCTTGAATAACACCAAGTACTTTTGTATACGTTTAATGCATTTCAAAAGGTTTTTTGGAGACTAATCTTCATCCTCTTTCCTCACCTTCAACTTGCCGCCGCTCAGCTCTTCGCTCATTTTCAGTCGTGCATCCACAGACCTTTTGAGGTCCCTCTGCAGGCGTCTGCCAAAGTCCCTGAACATGGTGGAGCCCCCGGAGAGCACGACGTTCTGCGACACACAGAGGAGGTAGACGCcgatataaaaacagaaacacagactAACCGTTACTGGCACCGTAGCAGCTGTAGAGTTTCTGTACCTTGTACAGTGGACGTCGGACATCGATGGGGCAGTTCTGGATCACCTCGTCCACCACCTCTGAGATCGGCTGGGTGAAGTCTGGGTTGGCAAACTGGACGAGACCAAATAGCAAAAAAAGATAGTAAGTTTCAAGGCAAGGAATTCcgcttgataaaaaaaacaacaacacatttttcACTCCGACAAGCTGACACTTTAGGCTGCATCATCtatcagcagcaacagcaatatATCTTAAAAGACTTTGGATTAAACCTCCGGATGGAAGAAGATCTCGGGCCCCAGGAAGCGCTCGTAGCCAACATCGATGGTGAACTCCTTCTTGGAGATGGAGTTGATGCCCGTGTACTGTTTGATCCACTTGGAGCCATCTGTGTCGTACTTGTTAAACTCCTTAACAAGGTCGGGGCAGACGTAGCTATAGCgctcctaaaaaaaaataataaaacaatattgtACAACTTTGAGAGGATGCTAAAGCAATGTGGTGGGATTGCAAGAAGACAAAACCAACAAAACCAAATGTAATATAGAACTTTTGGTTATATATGgattaataatgtattaaatATATAATGGTTCAGATGTTTTGACTCTTAAATGCTTGCGTGAGGTGAACATCTTTCTGTTTAAAACTTGCAGTGAGTGATATGCTTCTGTAGCTGCACTGACATCTAGTGGACAGGCTGAGGAATCCATGATAACACTAACAAAACCAGTATCATCTGGGGAGTGTATCGCTTCCTGTTATGGCGCCTTTTTATTTTGCAGGTTTCAGTAAAGAAGCATGactgaaagtgaaagaacaTAAGGTCCTTAAACTGACTACAATACAACATCTAATGGTTACTTGTTCCTATGTGAGCTAAAGAGCTTTATACTGAGCTGCACCAGGTGAGGCTAGAATGTTAAATTAACAAAAGGTCTTGTTTGTTACACACATTTCTCCACCTTTCAAACCCACAGGAAGTGAGTGTTTGATACTAAGaagataaatatttttgcaattGACATATGATTCAGCATATTCCAGGGAATGATGATTTTTGGATAattattctcatttttatttaaaaaatgaaaatgatgatagtgtgatttttgccaGGATCTGTGGGGTAGGATCTGTAGGCCaggatgtctctgcagcaccacattACTTCatttagaatggtttgacacatattttaccTTTGACAAATATCGCGCCCCCTCCctgtgatttggatattgcaccagtccatattgtgatttggataaaatggagattaattgtgcagccctattaaaGATGGCAGAAAAGAACACTGACCTTGACAGCTTTGGCCGTCTCCAGGGACTGCTCCGGAGGAATGCCCACCTCTCGCTCCCTCAGCAGCTGCTGGGTGAAGTACGTGATGTCTCGACCAGCGATGGGGATGTGCTTGATGCAGCTCCCGATGACGTAGCCTTCAGCCTGGAAACAGAGCGACGCACAAGTTGGTTGTTAATCAGGGCgtttcctgcatagaggaatttcTGGCAGCCAGCCCCCAAGGAAAACcaccagcaccaaaatgataagaactgagagtaaaaatagcaattcaaatcctctctAAATGTGTTTAAGAGCATTTATCAATTTTATCAAACAATGctgaaca
The genomic region above belongs to Perca fluviatilis chromosome 24, GENO_Pfluv_1.0, whole genome shotgun sequence and contains:
- the LOC120554404 gene encoding actin-related protein 3, coding for MAGRLPACVVDCGTGYTKLGYAGNTEPQFIIPSCIAIKESAKVGDQAQRRMMKGVDDLDFFIGDEAIDKPSYATKWPIRHGIVEDWDLMERFMEQIIFKYLRAEPEDHYFLLTEPPLNTPENREYTAEIMFESFNVPGLYIAVQAVLALAASWTSRQVGERTLTGTVIDSGDGVTHVIPVAEGYVIGSCIKHIPIAGRDITYFTQQLLREREVGIPPEQSLETAKAVKERYSYVCPDLVKEFNKYDTDGSKWIKQYTGINSISKKEFTIDVGYERFLGPEIFFHPEFANPDFTQPISEVVDEVIQNCPIDVRRPLYKNVVLSGGSTMFRDFGRRLQRDLKRSVDARLKMSEELSGGKLKPKPIDVQVVTHHMQRYAVWFGGSMLASTPEFYQVCHTKKDYEEIGPSICRHNPVFGVMS